One window from the genome of Marinobacter sp. es.048 encodes:
- the mobA gene encoding molybdenum cofactor guanylyltransferase MobA: protein MTDCAVILAGGQANRMGGGDKGRLMLGDQSLIQRVIERITPQVDAVVLNANGDIHRFDDLGLPVVADSIKSFPGPLAGVLAGMDWAAEQGHDWLISVAADTPSFPRDLAERLAEHDTPVVLAATPDPERGRLPQPTFGRWQVSLRHDLRAALIDGVRKIRQWTQAQGETLVVFDEGDFFNINTPEDLAWAEQHLK, encoded by the coding sequence GTGACCGATTGCGCAGTCATCCTGGCCGGCGGCCAGGCAAACCGGATGGGCGGCGGCGACAAAGGCCGGCTCATGCTCGGAGACCAGTCATTGATCCAGCGGGTAATTGAGCGAATAACACCGCAGGTCGACGCGGTGGTGCTGAATGCCAACGGCGATATACACCGGTTTGACGATCTGGGTTTGCCGGTGGTCGCGGACTCCATCAAGAGCTTTCCCGGCCCGCTGGCCGGTGTTCTCGCCGGCATGGACTGGGCTGCCGAGCAGGGCCATGACTGGCTGATCAGCGTTGCCGCTGATACCCCGTCCTTTCCCCGGGATCTGGCCGAAAGACTGGCCGAGCATGACACCCCGGTGGTACTCGCAGCCACGCCGGACCCTGAGCGGGGCCGGCTGCCGCAACCAACGTTTGGTCGCTGGCAGGTATCCTTGCGGCACGACCTGCGGGCCGCCCTGATCGACGGGGTTCGCAAGATCCGCCAGTGGACACAGGCCCAGGGTGAAACCCTGGTGGTGTTCGACGAGGGCGATTTTTTCAATATCAATACGCCGGAAGATCTGGCCTGGGCGGAGCAGCACCTGAAGTGA
- a CDS encoding DUF3305 domain-containing protein, whose protein sequence is MSSRTEQWKRELRVGAVVRRTPGVTCWVKEIWKPVAVIPGAPDAFWKELVCEEDVVDYHAGTVTMELFRADVEGYLVSLNMAVPSIWIIMDRDVTSHSPSGWVVSTITASAHEALDALDSGESIVEAVPIPESMAAWIKEFIDMHYIEEPFKKRRRDEVRVDGAEDAKGDPRIRQESDVYRAPANIKKPRIQ, encoded by the coding sequence ATGAGTAGTCGTACAGAACAGTGGAAACGCGAGTTGAGGGTCGGCGCTGTCGTTCGCCGAACTCCAGGCGTCACTTGCTGGGTAAAGGAAATCTGGAAGCCAGTTGCCGTTATACCGGGGGCACCTGATGCATTCTGGAAAGAATTGGTTTGCGAGGAAGATGTGGTCGATTACCACGCGGGCACCGTTACGATGGAGCTTTTTCGGGCCGACGTCGAAGGCTATCTGGTCTCTCTGAACATGGCCGTTCCATCGATCTGGATCATCATGGACAGGGATGTAACGAGCCATTCACCCTCCGGATGGGTCGTGAGCACCATCACCGCCAGCGCCCATGAAGCACTGGATGCCCTTGATAGCGGCGAAAGCATTGTTGAGGCGGTTCCCATTCCCGAATCCATGGCGGCCTGGATCAAGGAATTTATTGACATGCACTACATCGAGGAGCCGTTCAAGAAACGTCGCCGCGATGAGGTCCGCGTTGATGGCGCCGAGGATGCCAAGGGCGACCCGCGCATTCGCCAGGAAAGCGACGTTTACCGTGCCCCTGCGAACATCAAAAAGCCGAGAATTCAGTAA
- a CDS encoding extracellular solute-binding protein, with translation MKKTLNLVLAAVTTMGLAFNAHGEDYITLASTTSTENSGLFASILPKFEDATGIEVRVVAVGTGQAFEIARRGDADSLLVHDTAGEKRFVENGYATERADVMYNDFVLIGPADDPANISEVKTAAEALSAIAESEAAFASRGDDSGTNRAELRLWESAGVEPGGSWYRELGSGMGPTLNTAAAMDAYVMSDRATWVAFENRQKLKLLFEGDKVLFNQYGSLLLSEEKHPHLKHEMAEKWHNWLLSEDGQKAIADFKVDGQQLFFPNAQ, from the coding sequence ATGAAAAAGACCCTTAACCTGGTTCTTGCAGCCGTCACCACCATGGGCCTGGCTTTCAATGCCCATGGCGAAGACTACATAACGCTGGCCTCAACAACATCAACCGAGAACTCGGGCCTGTTCGCCTCGATCCTGCCAAAGTTCGAAGACGCCACGGGCATCGAAGTGCGCGTTGTCGCCGTTGGTACCGGCCAGGCGTTCGAAATCGCCCGCCGTGGTGATGCCGACAGCCTTCTGGTACACGACACCGCCGGCGAAAAACGTTTTGTCGAAAACGGCTACGCGACCGAGCGCGCCGATGTCATGTACAACGATTTTGTATTGATTGGCCCTGCTGATGATCCAGCGAATATCAGTGAAGTAAAAACCGCAGCTGAAGCGCTCTCGGCAATTGCCGAGTCTGAAGCAGCGTTTGCCTCTCGGGGCGATGACAGCGGCACCAATCGCGCCGAGCTGCGCCTGTGGGAAAGTGCTGGCGTTGAACCGGGCGGCAGCTGGTATCGGGAACTCGGCAGCGGCATGGGACCAACCCTCAACACCGCCGCCGCCATGGATGCCTATGTGATGTCAGACCGCGCCACCTGGGTCGCCTTCGAAAACCGCCAGAAGCTGAAGCTGCTCTTCGAAGGCGACAAAGTGCTGTTCAACCAGTATGGCAGCCTGCTGCTTTCTGAAGAGAAGCACCCGCACCTCAAGCATGAAATGGCCGAAAAATGGCACAACTGGCTGCTTTCCGAGGATGGACAAAAGGCAATTGCGGACTTCAAGGTAGACGGGCAGCAACTGTTCTTCCCGAACGCCCAGTAA
- a CDS encoding biotin/lipoate--protein ligase family protein codes for MIESPQFPPLLKGEVVPRHTDPFDKAVSRAVAGVDSGTVFYSEQDDTLRAALVLAPETPLEEAIQAVYVAQIGLAESLGALAPPEVPVHFQWPDRIKVNGALCGSVRFAADVSDPKAYPNWLVIGIEVPFIPMTDQPGENPDETCLYEEGCIEITPMALLESWSKHTLLWLTYFLDSGFERVHNEWRPRCDTLGNMIELPRPGIFVGLDEKGRMLLRQDVMTETLSLIEFAEHV; via the coding sequence ATGATCGAATCACCCCAGTTCCCGCCGTTACTTAAGGGAGAAGTGGTACCCAGACACACGGACCCGTTTGATAAAGCCGTCAGCCGGGCCGTCGCGGGTGTCGATTCCGGCACGGTGTTCTACTCCGAGCAAGACGACACCCTGCGCGCGGCCCTGGTTCTGGCGCCGGAAACACCCCTTGAAGAGGCCATCCAGGCAGTCTACGTCGCCCAGATAGGCCTTGCCGAGAGCCTGGGTGCGTTGGCCCCGCCGGAAGTGCCGGTGCACTTTCAGTGGCCCGACCGGATCAAGGTAAACGGTGCGCTTTGCGGCAGTGTCCGTTTCGCGGCGGATGTTTCCGATCCCAAGGCCTATCCCAACTGGCTGGTTATTGGCATTGAAGTACCTTTCATTCCGATGACGGACCAGCCGGGAGAAAATCCGGATGAAACCTGTCTGTATGAAGAAGGGTGCATCGAAATCACGCCCATGGCCCTGCTGGAAAGCTGGTCCAAGCACACTTTGTTGTGGCTGACCTACTTTCTGGACAGCGGCTTTGAACGGGTACACAACGAGTGGCGGCCACGATGCGACACCTTGGGCAATATGATCGAACTGCCCAGGCCCGGCATCTTCGTTGGCCTGGATGAAAAAGGCCGGATGCTGTTACGTCAGGATGTCATGACCGAGACACTGAGTTTGATCGAATTCGCGGAGCACGTATGA
- the mobB gene encoding molybdopterin-guanine dinucleotide biosynthesis protein B has translation MNVIGIVGWKNSGKTTLAAALIRELSSRGLTVNSIKHAHHMVDVDQPGTDSYKHRDAGAREVILAGGQRFAIMHELRGAAEPTLDELLARLSPCDWVVVEGFKTHSHAKIEVHRREGSRSPLFTEDPSIVAVVSDYAAEFSGPVFDINDIPAIADFILNRQQP, from the coding sequence GTGAACGTTATCGGCATCGTAGGTTGGAAAAACTCCGGAAAGACCACCCTGGCTGCGGCTCTGATTCGAGAGCTGTCCAGCCGGGGGTTAACGGTCAATTCGATCAAGCACGCCCACCACATGGTGGATGTGGACCAACCCGGAACAGACAGCTACAAGCATCGTGACGCCGGCGCCCGGGAGGTCATCCTGGCCGGCGGTCAGCGCTTCGCGATCATGCACGAACTCCGGGGGGCCGCAGAGCCGACGCTGGATGAGTTACTGGCACGGCTGAGCCCCTGCGATTGGGTGGTGGTGGAGGGTTTCAAGACCCACTCCCACGCCAAAATCGAGGTGCACCGGCGGGAAGGTTCGCGGTCACCGCTGTTCACCGAGGATCCGAGCATTGTTGCCGTGGTGTCGGACTATGCTGCCGAGTTCTCGGGTCCTGTTTTCGACATAAACGATATCCCCGCCATCGCTGATTTTATTCTCAACCGTCAGCAACCCTGA
- the fdhD gene encoding formate dehydrogenase accessory sulfurtransferase FdhD: protein MMIDPILPDPEDPRLSRPVEGVDENGEAKSISVIEERPLTIYLNSQEIVTAMTIGDHPEYLALGFLLNQGMLKKTDEVTGIDFDEELEVAVVRTSGVTDVEDKLEKKTRTSGCAVGTVFGDMMAGLEGLSLPDTPVHTSTFYDLSYQINHTPSLYMETGAIHGTALCQGQTILAYMEDVGRHNAVDKIAGWMHLNNISAADKVLYTTGRLTSEMVIKTSLMGIPTLISRSGFTAWGVDIARQVGLTLIGRMRGKKFTCLSGQHRLVFDQDLSQVPDEDKKLRRKGAQHD from the coding sequence ATGATGATTGATCCCATACTTCCAGATCCCGAAGATCCCCGGCTTTCCCGGCCAGTAGAGGGTGTTGACGAAAACGGCGAGGCCAAATCGATCAGCGTGATTGAGGAACGCCCCCTGACCATCTACCTGAACAGCCAGGAGATTGTCACGGCGATGACCATTGGCGATCACCCCGAGTACCTGGCTCTGGGCTTCCTGCTGAACCAGGGCATGCTGAAAAAGACCGATGAGGTCACCGGGATCGATTTCGACGAGGAACTTGAGGTTGCCGTGGTCCGCACCTCGGGTGTTACCGATGTTGAAGACAAGCTGGAAAAGAAAACCCGCACCTCCGGCTGCGCGGTGGGCACGGTTTTCGGCGACATGATGGCGGGGCTTGAAGGCCTTTCGCTGCCGGACACCCCGGTGCACACCAGCACCTTTTACGATCTCTCCTATCAGATCAACCACACACCCAGCCTGTACATGGAAACCGGCGCCATCCACGGCACCGCACTGTGCCAGGGCCAAACAATCCTGGCCTACATGGAGGATGTCGGACGCCACAATGCGGTCGACAAAATTGCCGGGTGGATGCACCTGAACAACATTTCGGCGGCCGACAAGGTGCTGTACACCACCGGGCGATTGACCTCCGAAATGGTCATCAAGACATCGCTGATGGGAATTCCCACCCTGATCAGCCGCTCCGGCTTTACCGCTTGGGGCGTCGACATTGCCCGGCAAGTCGGGTTGACCCTGATCGGGCGGATGCGAGGCAAGAAATTCACCTGTCTGAGCGGCCAACACCGCCTGGTGTTCGATCAGGACCTCTCGCAGGTTCCCGATGAAGACAAAAAGCTGCGTCGAAAAGGGGCTCAGCATGATTGA
- a CDS encoding ABC transporter permease: MEENAFYVALSLLMNLDASLYQIVVLSLQVSLLAVVIAALLGFPLGAAVALWQFPGRGGVIVALNALMGLPPVVAGLGVYLLLSRAGPLGELGLLFTPGAMVIAQVILVLPILAALSRQKVEELLGEYQEQFVSLGMSRTRMMPTLLWDARFALLTVLLAGFGRASAEVGAVMMVGGNIDGVTRVMTTAIVLETSKGALPLALGLGIVLLTLVMAINATAYILSEMAKRRMG, translated from the coding sequence GTGGAAGAAAATGCATTTTACGTAGCGCTGTCGCTACTGATGAATCTCGACGCTTCGCTGTACCAGATCGTGGTGCTTTCACTGCAGGTTTCGCTTTTGGCAGTGGTGATAGCTGCGCTTTTGGGTTTCCCCCTTGGCGCAGCAGTTGCGTTGTGGCAATTCCCGGGACGCGGCGGAGTGATTGTTGCGCTCAATGCCTTGATGGGTTTGCCTCCGGTTGTGGCCGGGCTCGGCGTTTACTTGCTGCTGTCGCGCGCGGGTCCGCTTGGTGAGCTGGGCCTTCTGTTCACGCCCGGCGCCATGGTGATTGCGCAGGTGATACTGGTATTGCCCATTCTCGCCGCGCTCTCGCGCCAAAAAGTGGAGGAGTTACTGGGCGAGTACCAGGAACAGTTCGTCTCGCTGGGCATGTCCCGGACCCGCATGATGCCCACCCTTTTGTGGGACGCCCGTTTTGCCCTGCTGACCGTTCTGCTCGCAGGGTTCGGCCGGGCCAGCGCAGAAGTGGGCGCCGTCATGATGGTTGGCGGCAACATTGATGGCGTAACGCGGGTCATGACCACCGCCATTGTGCTGGAGACAAGCAAGGGTGCCCTGCCACTGGCGCTGGGTCTGGGCATTGTGCTCCTGACACTGGTCATGGCCATCAACGCAACGGCCTACATTTTGAGTGAAATGGCAAAAAGGCGCATGGGATGA
- a CDS encoding Mrp/NBP35 family ATP-binding protein, translating to MVEYTEVGKNPNLIGTDAPRPQDKNPRGVDRIIAIASGKGGVGKSTVSSNLAVALASKGLKVGLLDADVYGPSQPRMLGVSGRPSSPDGSTILPLRNHGVTMMSLGLMAPEDEAIVWRGPMLMGALQQMMNQVEWGRLDVLLVDLPPGTGDVQMTLSQKFFVAGAVVVSTPQDIALMDARKGIDMFKRMDVPLFGLIENMASFICDGCGKEHHPFGHGGARAEAEKLGAPFLGEIPLDLDIRLGSDGGVPIVVSKPDSPQAQAFQRIADEIVASDVYARAIQ from the coding sequence ATGGTTGAGTACACCGAAGTAGGAAAAAATCCGAATCTGATCGGAACTGACGCTCCGAGGCCTCAGGACAAGAACCCGAGGGGCGTGGATCGCATTATTGCCATTGCGTCGGGCAAGGGCGGCGTTGGTAAATCGACCGTGTCGTCCAACCTGGCTGTGGCCCTCGCCTCGAAAGGGCTGAAGGTCGGCTTGCTGGACGCTGACGTCTATGGGCCGAGCCAGCCCCGCATGCTGGGGGTTTCGGGCCGGCCGTCCAGCCCGGATGGCAGCACCATCCTCCCGCTGAGGAATCACGGCGTAACGATGATGTCCCTGGGCCTGATGGCCCCGGAAGACGAAGCCATTGTCTGGCGCGGGCCAATGTTGATGGGCGCCTTACAGCAGATGATGAACCAGGTTGAATGGGGCCGGCTGGACGTACTTCTGGTGGATCTTCCACCGGGCACCGGTGATGTCCAGATGACCCTGAGCCAGAAATTCTTCGTGGCCGGCGCGGTCGTTGTCTCGACGCCCCAGGACATTGCTCTGATGGACGCTCGGAAAGGCATTGACATGTTCAAGCGGATGGATGTGCCGTTGTTCGGACTGATTGAGAATATGGCCTCGTTTATCTGCGATGGTTGCGGCAAGGAACACCATCCGTTCGGACACGGGGGTGCGAGGGCGGAAGCCGAGAAATTGGGTGCGCCTTTCCTGGGAGAAATTCCGCTGGATCTTGATATCCGGTTGGGATCGGATGGTGGTGTTCCGATTGTGGTCTCGAAGCCGGACAGCCCCCAGGCGCAGGCTTTCCAGCGCATTGCGGATGAAATTGTTGCCTCTGACGTCTACGCACGGGCCATCCAATGA
- a CDS encoding molybdopterin-binding protein produces the protein MKPLRNDCFALPPGINWTPVEEALERLRSRLHPVVEIERAVPLSQVNGRILASDVYAPRAHPPSNNSAVDGYALAGPITDVPCTLPLMDGRSAAGEPYMGQMPQGHAIRILTGAVIPAGTDTVVLEEDCEVRNGQLHLNGTLKAGANARKAGEDIEAQDKILTAGTRFSPTQISVLASVGVDSVDVYQRLRVGVLSTGDEVKPVGATVTEWQIYDANRPMLSALISQLGYELVDLGHVLDRAEEVKAALERGAKHCDLILTSGGVSAGDEDHVSKTLKAHGDISNWRIAIKPGRPLALAMFQGAPVVGLPGNPVAAWVCALRFGAPAMALLAGGEWFEPQAYVMPANFSKNKKPGRSEMLRARVRDGQVEVFGSEGSGRVTGLAWSEGLVELDESAQQIDPGTPVRFIPYGSFGL, from the coding sequence ATGAAACCGCTTCGCAACGATTGCTTTGCCCTTCCCCCCGGCATCAATTGGACCCCGGTCGAAGAGGCCCTTGAGCGTTTGCGTTCACGGTTGCACCCCGTGGTGGAGATTGAGCGGGCCGTTCCGCTCTCGCAGGTAAACGGTCGTATCCTGGCAAGCGATGTTTACGCTCCCCGGGCGCATCCCCCAAGCAACAATTCCGCTGTCGACGGCTATGCCCTTGCCGGGCCGATAACAGACGTACCCTGCACACTGCCGCTGATGGATGGCCGCAGTGCCGCCGGTGAGCCTTACATGGGGCAGATGCCCCAAGGCCACGCGATCCGGATTCTGACCGGCGCGGTCATTCCAGCCGGCACGGATACGGTGGTTCTGGAGGAAGACTGCGAAGTCCGGAATGGCCAGCTGCATTTGAATGGCACGCTAAAAGCGGGTGCCAATGCCCGCAAAGCCGGTGAAGACATCGAGGCACAGGACAAGATCCTCACTGCCGGAACCCGGTTCAGCCCGACCCAGATTTCCGTACTTGCCAGCGTGGGTGTCGACTCTGTCGATGTCTATCAGCGGCTTCGGGTCGGCGTCCTGTCTACCGGTGATGAAGTGAAACCGGTCGGCGCAACGGTGACCGAGTGGCAGATCTACGACGCCAACCGCCCGATGCTCAGCGCCCTGATCTCGCAACTGGGCTACGAGCTCGTGGATCTCGGCCATGTGCTTGACCGGGCCGAAGAGGTGAAAGCGGCGCTTGAACGGGGCGCGAAACACTGCGATCTGATTCTGACCAGCGGCGGTGTGTCTGCCGGCGACGAAGATCACGTGTCGAAAACACTGAAAGCCCACGGCGACATCAGTAACTGGCGCATTGCCATCAAACCGGGCCGCCCCCTGGCCCTCGCCATGTTCCAGGGCGCGCCCGTGGTGGGTCTGCCGGGCAACCCGGTGGCCGCCTGGGTTTGCGCCCTTCGGTTTGGCGCCCCGGCCATGGCATTACTGGCGGGCGGAGAATGGTTCGAGCCTCAGGCCTATGTGATGCCGGCCAATTTTTCTAAGAACAAAAAACCCGGACGCAGCGAGATGCTGCGGGCACGGGTCCGGGATGGGCAGGTTGAGGTGTTCGGTTCTGAAGGCTCCGGACGGGTGACCGGCCTGGCCTGGTCCGAGGGGTTGGTGGAACTGGATGAGAGCGCCCAGCAGATAGATCCGGGCACCCCCGTGCGGTTCATTCCTTACGGCAGCTTCGGCCTGTAA
- a CDS encoding ATP-binding cassette domain-containing protein, with translation MTSLNVPVKNPFELSAPPSLCFESVKFNPFGHRLFGPCSFTLDGPGPTLVMGPNGAGKSLMLRLAHGLLTPTEGTVTWSGSGTPRQAMVFQTPVLLRRSALANLTHALAVNSVPRKHRKEVAQEALARFGLSASANTPARVLSGGEKQRLALARAWALSPSVLFLDEPTSALDPAAIKAVEAAVQEFHDRGTRIVMTTHDLHQARRIAGDVLFLAGGKVQEHTRADIFFSAPVSRQAQAFISGELVA, from the coding sequence ATGACTTCGTTAAACGTACCCGTCAAAAACCCTTTCGAGCTCAGTGCACCGCCGTCGCTGTGTTTTGAGAGCGTCAAGTTCAACCCTTTCGGCCACCGGCTTTTTGGCCCCTGTTCATTCACGCTTGACGGCCCCGGCCCCACGCTGGTTATGGGCCCCAATGGCGCGGGCAAGAGCCTGATGCTGCGATTGGCCCATGGTCTGCTCACCCCGACAGAGGGAACCGTCACCTGGTCAGGCTCAGGAACGCCCCGTCAGGCCATGGTATTCCAGACGCCGGTGCTCCTGCGCCGCTCAGCGCTGGCCAACCTCACGCACGCGCTAGCTGTCAATTCGGTCCCACGCAAACATCGTAAAGAAGTGGCGCAAGAAGCACTGGCGCGGTTTGGCCTGTCCGCTAGTGCCAACACGCCCGCCCGAGTGCTATCCGGTGGCGAGAAACAACGCCTGGCACTGGCCCGGGCCTGGGCGCTCTCACCCTCGGTACTTTTTCTGGACGAGCCCACCTCCGCCCTGGATCCAGCTGCCATAAAGGCCGTGGAAGCCGCAGTTCAGGAATTTCACGACCGAGGCACACGCATTGTCATGACAACCCACGACCTGCACCAGGCCAGGCGAATTGCCGGTGACGTGCTGTTTCTTGCAGGTGGCAAAGTGCAGGAGCATACGCGTGCGGACATATTTTTCAGCGCCCCTGTATCGCGCCAGGCACAAGCCTTTATCAGCGGCGAACTCGTAGCCTGA
- a CDS encoding 4Fe-4S binding protein: protein MTAHKTLLLCSCDKSQTFDSEALRKAAAAEQVIAVDQLCGKELSVAAEHLGASNDVLIACGQQAALFERLAEDVHAEIQHSAPLQSIDIRDRAGWSAPDAKPERLHAKQAALIAAAQLPSPMAPAKTIQSNGVCCIVGPTEKAIRMAGLVQDELGVTCIVNDAGPIQLPSAAYDVAKGQLTGAYGALGNFKLEFAHLQPLHPAGRGELGYEAAKPTARSECDVFIDLRGGAPAFPSHEKRNGYFWADPEKSGELERIALTAREMVGEFEKTVYFRLEESLCAHSRANKPGCTRCLDVCPTEAIFSFGDHIQIDSDICAGCGSCAAVCPTSAVTMNETPFEALTKAVEVMAKVYREHTHESPRLVFHTLEAGTEAIANLARYDNGLADDLIPMGLEHVDRIGHAEIMAAFGAGYAEVLILADNELDRRAVAAEVELAQSMLKGTHNSPSRVRVISAIELCDAGDNAGRVSDPVLLVGGRRDITRVTVAAMSEKIEEPIPLPKGAPYGAIEIDSDKCTLCLACVSLCPTGALGDHPDRPEVQFTENACVQCGICESTCPETAITLKPQLDVSKAALSARALHGEEPFECIKCGTPFGVASTINRIVEKLENQHWMYKNSDNVQLIKMCDDCRVKAQFHGSTAPMAGGERPRVRTSDDYLDS, encoded by the coding sequence ATGACGGCACATAAGACTTTATTACTATGCAGCTGTGACAAATCACAGACCTTCGATTCAGAGGCTTTGCGCAAAGCCGCGGCCGCTGAGCAGGTGATTGCAGTTGATCAACTGTGCGGCAAGGAGTTGAGTGTTGCCGCCGAGCATCTGGGCGCCAGCAATGACGTCCTGATTGCCTGTGGCCAGCAGGCGGCTTTGTTCGAGCGCCTCGCCGAGGACGTTCACGCCGAGATCCAACACTCCGCTCCACTCCAATCCATTGATATCAGGGACCGTGCTGGCTGGAGCGCCCCCGACGCGAAACCCGAGCGCCTGCACGCGAAGCAGGCAGCCCTGATTGCCGCCGCCCAATTGCCGTCGCCCATGGCGCCGGCGAAAACCATTCAGTCCAACGGCGTGTGCTGCATCGTCGGTCCCACCGAGAAGGCAATCCGGATGGCCGGGCTTGTGCAGGACGAACTGGGTGTTACCTGCATTGTTAATGATGCCGGTCCCATTCAGCTGCCATCCGCCGCTTACGACGTGGCCAAGGGCCAGTTGACGGGAGCCTACGGTGCACTTGGCAATTTCAAGCTGGAATTTGCCCACCTGCAACCCTTACACCCGGCCGGTCGCGGTGAGCTGGGTTACGAGGCGGCCAAGCCCACCGCCCGCAGTGAATGCGATGTGTTTATCGATCTGCGGGGCGGCGCCCCGGCATTTCCGAGCCACGAGAAGCGCAACGGCTACTTCTGGGCGGATCCGGAAAAGTCCGGCGAGCTGGAGCGCATTGCCCTGACGGCAAGGGAAATGGTGGGTGAATTCGAAAAAACTGTGTACTTCAGGCTCGAAGAGTCTTTGTGCGCGCACTCCCGGGCCAACAAGCCTGGTTGTACCCGGTGCCTGGATGTCTGCCCGACGGAGGCTATTTTTTCCTTCGGGGATCACATCCAGATTGATTCGGATATCTGTGCCGGTTGCGGCTCCTGCGCTGCTGTCTGTCCCACCTCTGCAGTGACCATGAATGAGACGCCGTTCGAGGCGCTCACCAAGGCTGTGGAAGTGATGGCCAAAGTCTATCGCGAGCATACTCACGAATCGCCCCGCCTGGTTTTCCATACCCTGGAGGCTGGCACAGAGGCCATTGCCAACCTGGCTCGCTACGATAATGGTCTCGCGGATGATCTGATCCCGATGGGGCTGGAGCATGTCGACCGGATCGGCCACGCTGAAATCATGGCGGCATTTGGCGCCGGCTACGCAGAGGTTCTGATCCTTGCGGACAACGAGCTGGATCGCCGTGCAGTGGCCGCAGAAGTGGAGCTGGCCCAGTCTATGCTCAAGGGTACCCACAACTCTCCGAGCCGGGTTAGGGTTATTTCCGCCATCGAGCTTTGCGACGCCGGCGACAATGCCGGTCGCGTGAGCGACCCTGTGCTGCTGGTTGGCGGTCGCCGGGATATCACCCGGGTGACAGTGGCTGCCATGTCGGAAAAGATCGAAGAGCCGATTCCGTTGCCCAAAGGTGCGCCTTACGGAGCCATCGAAATTGATTCCGATAAATGCACGCTCTGCCTTGCCTGTGTATCACTATGCCCGACCGGCGCCCTTGGTGACCATCCGGATCGACCCGAGGTGCAGTTCACGGAAAACGCCTGCGTCCAGTGTGGTATCTGCGAGAGTACCTGCCCGGAGACCGCCATCACCCTGAAGCCCCAGCTCGATGTGTCCAAGGCGGCGCTCAGTGCCCGAGCGTTGCACGGTGAAGAGCCATTCGAATGCATCAAGTGTGGCACCCCGTTTGGCGTTGCCAGCACGATTAACCGTATCGTCGAGAAACTGGAAAACCAGCACTGGATGTACAAGAACTCTGATAACGTGCAGCTCATCAAGATGTGCGATGACTGTCGGGTCAAGGCCCAGTTCCATGGGAGCACAGCGCCCATGGCCGGTGGCGAGCGCCCGCGGGTCCGCACCAGCGATGATTATCTGGACAGTTAA
- a CDS encoding DUF6505 family protein: MKLARTLQLDISDENVFEKPAPSGEWAISGGFEFSNWTEADLKGKARQAFSNGWYSIESGGRASFVGVCNITEPELEHVRRTLAQTFVDHYGAPDIDAAYPVACEEIDQMRSMCEDFEDNTLLMVSRTLTELGVEETYRSRGPQDASLEAFAVHGSVD; the protein is encoded by the coding sequence ATGAAACTGGCCCGAACCCTTCAGCTGGATATATCGGACGAAAACGTATTTGAAAAGCCTGCACCCAGCGGTGAGTGGGCCATCTCCGGTGGCTTCGAGTTCTCCAACTGGACCGAGGCAGACCTGAAAGGCAAAGCCCGACAGGCGTTCAGTAACGGCTGGTACAGCATTGAATCAGGCGGGCGCGCCAGTTTCGTGGGTGTCTGCAACATTACCGAACCGGAACTGGAGCATGTTCGCCGGACCCTCGCGCAGACATTTGTTGACCATTACGGCGCGCCAGATATCGACGCGGCCTACCCGGTTGCCTGTGAGGAAATCGACCAGATGCGCAGCATGTGCGAGGATTTCGAGGACAACACGCTGTTGATGGTCAGCCGCACGCTGACCGAGTTGGGTGTCGAGGAAACCTACCGTTCCCGGGGGCCTCAGGATGCTTCACTGGAAGCCTTTGCGGTTCATGGCAGCGTAGACTGA